One Chlamydiales bacterium genomic window, TTTTTCTTCTTCTCCATTGTTCGGATAATGGTCCTTAGAATGGTCGACATCGATTGATTGAATATTCTTAACATACTGACTGAAATGGGATCCATAAGTCATTTTTCACCTATTCAAATAATATATTTTACCAAAAAAATTAAGACACCATTAAGATAAAAAAGAGAATTTTTCCGCAACAAAATACTTAAAAAAAATCTGACAACTTTTATAAAAAAGACATGAATATGCTAATGGAAAAATAATTAACAATTCTAAATAGAAAAATAGGAATTAGATTCTATAAATCATATAAATTGCATAAATTGAGATTTATAGAATTTTATAAGAAACAAAATTCATCAATTGAGTCTACAATCATTTCTTGTATTTTTGCCTAAATCTTGTTTAAGATAAAGGAATGAAGAAACCCTCTTACTTCTCAAGTGACTTTAAAGATAATGAAATAAATCTTGAAACAATCAAGCGAATCGGTAAAAAACAAGTTTTAGAAGCGCTATATCTGATGGTTTTGATTCGCCATTTTGAAATCCGTGGTGAATCAGCTTACCAGCAAGGGTTAATAGGAGGATTTTATCACGCATATTCCGGTCAAGAGGCAATTCAAACTGCTGCTGTTCAAGTATTTGGAAAAGAAAACTGGTATGTAACTTCTTATCGTTGTCATGCTCTTCCCCTTCTCTTAGGTGTGACACCTCATGAACTAATGGCAGAATTATACGGTCGCTTGACAGGTAATGCTAAAGGAAGAGGTGGTTCAATGCATTTCTATACGAATCGCATGTTAGGGGGTGCGGCAATTGTTGGAGGTCATCTTCCAATTGCTATTGGTGCCGCTTTTTCTATCAAATATCAAAATAAGAACAATGAGCTTTCTGTCTGTTTTTTAGGTGAAGGAGCTGTTGCGCAAGGAGCTTTTCATGAATCACTGAATCTCGCATCTCTATGGGATTTACCTGTGATTTTTATTATTGAAAATAATCAATGGGGAATGGGAACACATGCATCTCGTGCACTTTGTTGTTCAGAAGCAATTGCTGAGAAACAGGGTCCAAGCTATAACATAAATAGCTACAAGTTAAATGGAATGAATTATTTTGATTGTTATCAGGGATTTAGATCTATCTACCAAGAATGTTTAAAAACAGGTCGTCCAGTTTTAATTGAATGTCTCTGCGAAAGATTAAAAGGTCATTCGATATCCGATCCAGGTCTTTATCGTACAAAAACAGATTTAGAGGCAATTAAGAAAAAAGATCCTATTGTTTTTCTAAAAAACCATCTGAAAAAATGCGACCTACTCACTGAAGAAGAGTTTGAAATTTTAAATAAAAAAGCCAAAGACACTATTCTTGAATCGATGACTTATGCTGAGAATAGCCCTTGGCCCTCTCCAGCCGGCCTTGAACAGGATGTCTATGCTCCATAAGACTCAAATAATTCAAATGCGTGAAGCAATTTGCCAAGCTCTTGATGAAGAAATGGTAAGAGATGAAATGGTTGTCATCATAGGCGAAGAAGTAGCTCAGTATAATGGTGCTTATAAATTAACCAAAGGACTTCTCGATAAATGGGGACCTAAACGGGTAATTGATACTCCAATTTCTGAGCTTGCTTTTTCTGGACTAGGAATTGGAGCAGCAATGACAGGTCTGCGTCCTGTTGTTGAGTTTATGAGTTGGAATTTTTCTTTTGTGAGTTGTGATCAGATTATCTCTAATGCAGCAAAAATGTATTATATGTCTGGTGGCAGATTTAATGTTCCAATTGTATTTCGAGGCCCCAATGGAGCAGCTGCACAAGTTTCAAGTCAACATTCTCATTGTGTAGAAGCTTTCTATAGTAATCTTCCAGGACTGATTATCCTCGCTCCAAGTAATCCCTACGATGCTAAAGGTCTGCTTAAAACTGCTATTCGTAATAATAATCCTGTGTTATTTCTTGAAAGTGAACTTGATTATGGAATGGAAATGGAAATTCCTATAGAAGAGTATCTTGTTCCAATTGGAAAGGCTAAAATTGTTCAAGAGGGTAAGGATCTTACCCTGCTTT contains:
- a CDS encoding thiamine pyrophosphate-dependent enzyme, which gives rise to MKKPSYFSSDFKDNEINLETIKRIGKKQVLEALYLMVLIRHFEIRGESAYQQGLIGGFYHAYSGQEAIQTAAVQVFGKENWYVTSYRCHALPLLLGVTPHELMAELYGRLTGNAKGRGGSMHFYTNRMLGGAAIVGGHLPIAIGAAFSIKYQNKNNELSVCFLGEGAVAQGAFHESLNLASLWDLPVIFIIENNQWGMGTHASRALCCSEAIAEKQGPSYNINSYKLNGMNYFDCYQGFRSIYQECLKTGRPVLIECLCERLKGHSISDPGLYRTKTDLEAIKKKDPIVFLKNHLKKCDLLTEEEFEILNKKAKDTILESMTYAENSPWPSPAGLEQDVYAP
- a CDS encoding alpha-ketoacid dehydrogenase subunit beta; protein product: MLHKTQIIQMREAICQALDEEMVRDEMVVIIGEEVAQYNGAYKLTKGLLDKWGPKRVIDTPISELAFSGLGIGAAMTGLRPVVEFMSWNFSFVSCDQIISNAAKMYYMSGGRFNVPIVFRGPNGAAAQVSSQHSHCVEAFYSNLPGLIILAPSNPYDAKGLLKTAIRNNNPVLFLESELDYGMEMEIPIEEYLVPIGKAKIVQEGKDLTLLSYSHVLRNCVEAINQQVDISVELIDLRTIKPLDISTIIKSVKKTHRCLIVEEGHYFSGIAAEVGFQVMEFCFDDLDAPVMRVCQRETPMPYSKILEASTLPNVDRIKDAIQKILQ